One genomic region from Streptomyces sp. NBC_00582 encodes:
- a CDS encoding HAMP domain-containing sensor histidine kinase, with amino-acid sequence MSLFWRIFGLNALVLGTATALLLWAPVTVSVPVLLTEAVILVGGLAVMLVANGTLLRWGLAPLGRLTRLMTTVDLLRPGQRLPVPGAGGGEVSELIRTFNAMLDRLEHERATSSARALLAQEAERRRIAQELHDEVGQSMTAILLVLKRAADDAPEPLRGDLRQAQEITRESLDEVRRLVRRLRPGVLDDLGLVSALTSLTQDFATHTGLRVVRRLDTDLPDLGQEGELVLYRVAQESLTNAARHADARRVEVGLRRADGAVVLEVADDGRGIEAACEGAGIRGMRERALLAGAALDISSTPGTGTRIRLTTPVPRKQR; translated from the coding sequence GTGTCGCTGTTCTGGCGGATCTTCGGGCTCAACGCCCTGGTGCTGGGCACCGCCACGGCGCTGCTGCTGTGGGCGCCGGTGACGGTCTCGGTGCCGGTGCTGCTGACCGAGGCGGTCATCCTGGTGGGCGGTCTGGCCGTCATGCTGGTCGCCAACGGCACCCTGCTGCGCTGGGGCCTGGCGCCGCTGGGCCGGCTGACCCGTCTGATGACCACCGTCGACCTGCTGCGGCCCGGTCAGCGGCTGCCCGTCCCCGGCGCCGGCGGCGGCGAGGTGTCCGAGCTGATCCGCACCTTCAACGCCATGCTCGACCGGCTGGAGCACGAACGCGCCACCTCCAGCGCCCGGGCGCTGCTGGCCCAGGAGGCGGAACGGCGCCGTATCGCCCAGGAACTGCACGACGAGGTCGGGCAGAGCATGACCGCGATCCTGCTGGTGCTCAAACGGGCCGCGGACGACGCCCCGGAGCCGCTGCGCGGAGATCTCCGGCAGGCACAGGAGATCACCCGGGAGAGCCTGGACGAGGTACGGCGGCTGGTGCGCCGCCTGCGGCCGGGTGTTCTGGACGATCTGGGCCTGGTCAGCGCGCTGACCTCGCTCACCCAGGACTTCGCCACGCACACCGGGCTGCGTGTCGTGCGGCGTCTGGACACCGACCTGCCCGACCTGGGCCAGGAGGGCGAACTCGTCCTGTACCGGGTGGCCCAGGAGAGCCTCACCAACGCGGCCCGCCACGCGGACGCGCGTCGGGTGGAGGTGGGCCTGCGCCGCGCCGACGGGGCGGTGGTGCTGGAGGTCGCCGACGACGGGCGCGGCATCGAGGCCGCCTGCGAGGGCGCCGGGATCCGCGGCATGCGGGAACGGGCCCTGCTCGCCGGGGCCGCCCTGGACATCTCCTCGACACCCGGCACCGGCACCCGGATCCGCCTGACCACCCCCGTCCCCAGGAAGCAGCGCTGA
- a CDS encoding ANTAR domain-containing protein, which produces MAFFALSRTQPFALLSATDLARENARLQEESAQLQRAVTSHAVVDQALGAVVVLGQIPPEEAWRALRDVSQHTNTKLRTVAEHILVFAQGGDLPEAELVELRRAVTRYRGCRDAARPPAPAACP; this is translated from the coding sequence ATGGCTTTCTTCGCCCTCTCCCGTACGCAGCCCTTCGCGCTCCTGTCGGCGACCGACCTCGCGCGGGAGAACGCCCGCCTTCAGGAGGAGAGCGCACAGCTCCAGCGGGCGGTGACCTCTCACGCCGTCGTCGACCAGGCGCTCGGCGCCGTCGTCGTCCTGGGACAGATCCCCCCGGAAGAGGCGTGGCGGGCGCTGCGCGACGTGTCCCAGCACACCAACACCAAACTGCGCACCGTCGCCGAGCACATCCTGGTGTTCGCCCAGGGCGGCGATCTGCCGGAGGCCGAGCTCGTCGAGCTGCGCCGTGCGGTGACCCGGTATCGGGGGTGCCGGGACGCGGCTCGTCCGCCGGCCCCGGCCGCATGCCCGTAG
- a CDS encoding Rv1733c family protein, translating into MFTVGDAAYRHYRTTADHQRQSRHPTTAVLAHDTRRHPEPGSAEAEETRHPVTVRFTDPHGRTRTARTDALPGLTSGSTVDVWLDEKDGTITEPPMTADQIRSRTMGWAIIAFLAVALTGAAVHVCAARLSHRRDLADWETLWAETAPRRTTSR; encoded by the coding sequence CTGTTCACCGTCGGTGACGCCGCCTACCGGCACTACCGCACGACAGCCGACCACCAGAGGCAGAGCAGGCACCCCACCACCGCCGTCCTCGCCCATGACACCCGACGCCATCCGGAACCCGGATCGGCGGAGGCCGAAGAGACCCGCCACCCCGTCACGGTCCGCTTCACCGATCCACACGGACGGACCCGCACCGCACGGACGGACGCGCTGCCGGGACTGACCTCGGGCAGCACCGTCGACGTCTGGCTCGACGAGAAGGACGGAACCATCACCGAACCGCCCATGACCGCCGACCAGATCCGCAGCCGCACCATGGGCTGGGCGATCATCGCCTTCCTGGCCGTCGCCCTCACCGGCGCAGCCGTCCACGTCTGCGCCGCCCGGCTGTCGCACCGCCGGGACCTCGCCGACTGGGAGACGCTGTGGGCCGAGACGGCACCACGCCGGACGACCTCACGTTGA
- the secD gene encoding protein translocase subunit SecD, with protein MLKRRKYASRPRALLALAVIAGSLAIALTTPVRLGLDLRGGTQILLETRPTDTVDAGPETTDRTLEVLRGRIDALGVTEPTLVRSGDHRILVELPGVQDPEKAADVLGRTAQLTVHAVLGTAESSASTAEERVLPDGSGHVLRLKSADLTGQDVEGADARFDQQSGAGWHVALDFTDPGRERWTQVTAEAACHPADDARRRVAIVLDNKIISAPQVDPSVACGAGIAGGTTQITGAFDDTEARELALLISGGALPVPVETVEQRTVGATLGDAAIEAAARAAVIGTALTALFVIAVYRLMGLLATVALACYGLISYAALAALGATLTLPGLAGFVLAIGMAVDANVLVFERAREEHAARSRPSPRSALTAGFRGAFSAIADSNITTLIAAALLFGLGSGPVRGFGVTLGIGVLASMISALVVTRVLAEYAVGRPAASRRPHVTGITDTGWVRDRLLRRDPYLMRRPRRWLAVSAALLVLSASGVLVRGLDLGIDFTGGRLIEYSTTTPVDPDRAREALTDAGFPRATVQFSGDRSLTVRAEHLTGAEEATVADTVSGLGGKTEKIRDELIGPSLGDELRRHALIALGLALGAQLLYLAARFRWRFATAAVGALVHDVVILVGVFAWLGKPVDGLFLAALLTVIGYSVNDSVVLFDRIRELLARDRTTPPPRLTNRAILQTVPRTVNTGTGAALVLTALAVLADGALTDFALALLIGLAVGTYSSVFTAAPLTLLPYARHKGSPDPSGPALPHLRPRRPRRRR; from the coding sequence GTGTTGAAACGCCGGAAGTACGCCTCGCGCCCGCGTGCGCTGCTCGCCCTCGCCGTGATCGCCGGATCGCTGGCCATCGCCCTCACCACACCCGTCCGCCTGGGGCTCGACCTGCGCGGCGGCACCCAGATCCTGCTGGAGACCCGCCCCACCGACACCGTCGACGCCGGACCGGAGACCACCGACCGCACCCTGGAGGTGCTGCGGGGCCGTATCGACGCGCTCGGTGTCACCGAACCGACGCTCGTCCGCTCCGGCGACCACCGCATCCTCGTCGAACTGCCCGGCGTACAGGACCCGGAGAAGGCGGCGGACGTCCTGGGCCGCACCGCGCAGCTCACCGTCCACGCCGTCCTCGGCACCGCCGAGTCCTCGGCGTCTACGGCCGAGGAGCGTGTCCTGCCGGACGGCTCCGGGCACGTCCTGCGGCTGAAGAGCGCCGACCTGACCGGGCAGGACGTCGAAGGCGCCGACGCCCGCTTCGACCAGCAGAGCGGCGCCGGATGGCACGTCGCCCTCGACTTCACCGACCCCGGCCGCGAGCGGTGGACGCAGGTCACGGCAGAGGCGGCCTGCCATCCGGCCGACGATGCGCGGCGCCGGGTCGCCATCGTCCTCGACAACAAGATCATCTCCGCCCCGCAGGTGGACCCGTCCGTGGCCTGCGGCGCGGGCATCGCGGGCGGCACCACGCAGATCACCGGCGCCTTCGACGACACCGAGGCACGTGAACTGGCCCTGCTCATCTCCGGCGGCGCCCTGCCCGTACCGGTCGAAACGGTCGAACAGCGCACCGTCGGCGCCACCCTCGGCGACGCGGCCATCGAGGCCGCGGCCCGGGCCGCGGTCATCGGCACCGCGCTGACCGCGTTGTTCGTCATCGCCGTCTACCGGCTCATGGGTCTCCTCGCGACGGTGGCCCTGGCCTGCTACGGCCTGATCTCCTACGCCGCCCTGGCCGCCCTCGGCGCCACCCTGACCCTGCCCGGCCTCGCCGGGTTCGTCCTGGCCATCGGTATGGCCGTGGACGCCAACGTCCTGGTGTTCGAACGGGCCCGCGAGGAACACGCGGCCCGCAGCCGGCCCAGCCCCCGCTCGGCCCTGACGGCCGGGTTCCGCGGCGCGTTCAGCGCGATCGCCGACTCCAACATCACCACGCTGATCGCCGCCGCCCTGCTGTTCGGGCTCGGCTCCGGCCCGGTGCGCGGCTTCGGCGTCACCCTCGGCATCGGTGTCCTCGCCTCCATGATCAGTGCCCTGGTCGTCACGCGGGTGCTCGCCGAGTACGCGGTCGGCCGCCCCGCGGCCTCGCGCCGGCCGCATGTCACCGGCATCACGGACACCGGATGGGTCCGCGACCGACTGCTGCGCCGGGATCCGTACCTGATGCGCCGTCCGCGCCGCTGGCTGGCCGTCTCCGCGGCCCTCCTCGTCCTCAGCGCCTCGGGCGTGCTGGTGCGGGGGCTCGACCTCGGCATCGATTTCACCGGAGGCCGGCTCATCGAGTACTCCACGACCACTCCCGTCGACCCCGACCGGGCACGCGAAGCCCTCACCGACGCCGGATTCCCCCGCGCGACCGTCCAGTTCTCCGGCGACCGTTCCCTCACGGTGCGCGCGGAGCACCTGACCGGGGCGGAGGAGGCCACCGTGGCCGACACCGTCAGCGGTCTCGGCGGGAAGACGGAGAAGATCCGTGACGAACTGATCGGCCCGAGCCTGGGCGACGAGCTGCGCCGTCACGCCCTCATCGCCCTCGGTCTCGCTCTGGGCGCCCAGTTGCTCTATCTGGCGGCGCGCTTCCGATGGAGGTTCGCCACCGCGGCCGTCGGCGCGCTCGTCCACGACGTGGTGATCCTCGTCGGGGTCTTCGCCTGGCTGGGCAAGCCCGTCGACGGCCTCTTCCTGGCCGCTCTGCTGACCGTCATCGGTTACTCGGTCAACGACTCCGTCGTCCTGTTCGACCGCATCCGCGAACTCCTCGCCCGCGACCGCACCACGCCACCGCCTCGGCTGACGAACCGGGCGATCCTGCAGACCGTGCCCCGCACCGTCAACACCGGCACGGGCGCCGCCCTCGTCCTCACCGCCCTGGCCGTCCTGGCGGACGGCGCCCTCACCGACTTCGCCCTCGCCCTGCTCATCGGCCTGGCGGTCGGCACCTACTCCTCGGTGTTCACCGCGGCCCCGCTCACCCTCCTCCCGTACGCGCGTCACAAGGGGTCGCCGGATCCCTCCGGCCCGGCGCTGCCGCACCTCCGGCCTCGACGACCCCGCAGGAGGCGGTGA
- a CDS encoding response regulator transcription factor, with protein MSDDIPPERGTAAALSTPKPIRILLADDHALVRRGVRLILDREPDLRVVAEAGDGAEAIDEARATEVDLAVLDIAMPRLTGLQATRELAALKPGLRILMLTMHDNEQYLFQALKAGACGYVLKSVADRDLVAACRAAMRNEPFLYPGAVTALIRAYLERVRHGEENADHLLTPREEEVLKLVAEGHSSKEIAEILFISVKTVHRHRANLLHKLGLHDRLELTRYAIRAGLIEP; from the coding sequence ATGTCCGACGACATCCCTCCCGAACGCGGCACGGCCGCGGCCCTGTCGACGCCGAAGCCGATCCGTATCCTGCTCGCCGACGACCACGCCCTCGTACGGCGCGGCGTACGTCTGATCCTCGACCGCGAACCCGACCTGCGGGTCGTCGCCGAGGCCGGGGACGGTGCCGAGGCCATCGACGAGGCCCGCGCGACGGAGGTCGACCTCGCCGTCCTCGACATCGCCATGCCGCGTCTGACCGGCCTCCAGGCGACCCGCGAACTGGCGGCGCTCAAGCCGGGGCTGCGGATCCTGATGCTGACCATGCACGACAACGAGCAGTACCTGTTCCAGGCACTCAAGGCCGGGGCCTGCGGCTATGTGCTGAAGTCGGTGGCCGACCGCGACCTGGTGGCCGCCTGCCGGGCCGCGATGCGCAACGAGCCGTTCCTCTACCCGGGTGCGGTCACCGCTCTGATCCGCGCATATCTGGAACGCGTGCGGCACGGCGAGGAGAACGCCGATCACCTGCTCACACCGCGCGAGGAGGAGGTCCTCAAGCTGGTCGCCGAGGGTCATTCCTCGAAGGAGATCGCCGAGATCCTGTTCATCAGCGTCAAGACCGTGCACCGGCACCGGGCCAACCTCCTGCACAAACTCGGCCTGCACGACCGGCTGGAGCTGACCCGCTACGCCATCCGCGCCGGGCTCATCGAACCCTGA
- a CDS encoding STAS domain-containing protein, translating into MSSASGADSGPPDPTTPHAADLPRLTQQELRGAWVVALHGAFDANSAPLLTEALQTGARTHSAVVVDAADVTFADSTVLNTLLTVNRTTDLRLARPAPPLRRVLELTGADTVLDIRSTVEDAVTR; encoded by the coding sequence ATGAGTTCCGCAAGCGGCGCCGACAGCGGCCCCCCGGACCCGACCACGCCGCATGCGGCGGACCTGCCTCGTCTCACCCAACAGGAGCTGCGCGGCGCGTGGGTGGTGGCCCTGCACGGCGCCTTCGACGCGAACTCCGCGCCCTTGCTGACCGAGGCTCTTCAGACCGGGGCCAGGACGCACTCCGCGGTGGTCGTCGACGCCGCCGACGTCACCTTCGCGGATTCCACGGTGCTCAACACGCTGCTCACCGTCAACCGGACCACCGACCTGCGGCTGGCCAGGCCCGCTCCCCCGCTCCGCCGGGTCCTGGAACTGACCGGAGCGGACACCGTCCTGGACATCCGGTCCACCGTGGAGGACGCGGTCACGCGGTGA
- a CDS encoding PadR family transcriptional regulator, which produces MTLQTQLVLRALLEEPARERYGLELCELAGLPSGTIYPILARLEQVGWVDSTWEDPAVHQEAGRPRRRFYRITDEGAERARDALAHVYRARRQRLPGWIAGLVGDGGEP; this is translated from the coding sequence ATGACCCTGCAGACCCAACTGGTGCTGCGGGCCCTGCTGGAGGAACCCGCCAGGGAGCGCTACGGCCTGGAGCTGTGCGAGCTGGCGGGATTGCCGTCGGGCACGATCTATCCGATCCTCGCCCGTCTGGAACAGGTCGGCTGGGTGGACAGCACCTGGGAGGACCCCGCCGTGCACCAGGAAGCGGGCCGACCGCGTCGACGCTTCTACCGGATCACCGACGAGGGTGCCGAGCGGGCACGGGACGCCCTCGCCCACGTCTACCGCGCCCGCAGACAGCGCCTACCGGGGTGGATCGCCGGCCTGGTCGGTGACGGGGGAGAGCCGTGA
- a CDS encoding isopenicillin N synthase family dioxygenase: protein MAQPTALPVIDISRFRAPHAEREAFLAELRSAAHEVGFFYVTGHGVPFSLRDEVLSAARSFFALPEEQRLEIENVNSPQFRGYTRTGTEYTAGGADWREQIDIGPERTALRTGPGDPDYLRLVGPNQWPSALPELRELVLRWQAEALRVSREVLRALAAALGQDEGYFDRWFDEEAAVHVKIVHYPPRATDDADQGVGAHKDYGYLALLQQDEVGGLQVQREDGEWIDAVPLPDAFVFNIGEMLEIATQGYLRATRHRVVSPRAGVHRYSIPFFLGPRLDAVVRPLPLPPELAALSRGVSDDPDNPLLAAFGENAVIGWLRSHPRVAERWWSDVLAGREGGR from the coding sequence ATGGCCCAGCCCACAGCCCTGCCCGTCATCGACATCTCCCGCTTCCGCGCCCCGCACGCGGAACGCGAGGCGTTCCTCGCCGAACTCCGGTCCGCCGCCCACGAGGTGGGCTTCTTCTACGTCACCGGGCACGGCGTCCCCTTCTCGCTGCGCGACGAGGTGCTGAGCGCGGCACGCAGCTTCTTCGCCCTGCCCGAGGAGCAGCGGCTGGAGATCGAGAACGTCAACTCACCGCAGTTCCGCGGCTACACGCGCACCGGGACCGAGTACACGGCGGGCGGCGCCGACTGGCGCGAGCAGATCGACATCGGTCCGGAGCGTACGGCGCTGAGGACCGGCCCCGGCGACCCCGACTATCTGCGGCTCGTCGGACCCAACCAATGGCCGTCCGCGCTGCCCGAGTTGCGCGAACTCGTGCTGCGCTGGCAGGCGGAGGCGCTGAGGGTGAGCCGCGAGGTGCTCCGGGCCCTCGCCGCCGCGCTCGGACAGGACGAGGGCTACTTCGACCGGTGGTTCGACGAAGAGGCCGCCGTGCACGTGAAGATCGTCCACTACCCGCCGCGCGCCACCGACGACGCCGACCAGGGCGTCGGCGCGCACAAGGACTACGGCTATCTCGCCCTGTTGCAGCAGGACGAGGTCGGCGGCCTCCAGGTGCAGCGCGAGGACGGCGAGTGGATCGACGCCGTGCCCCTGCCGGATGCCTTCGTGTTCAACATCGGTGAGATGCTGGAGATCGCCACCCAGGGCTATCTGCGGGCCACCCGGCACCGCGTGGTGAGCCCTCGGGCGGGCGTGCACCGTTACTCCATCCCGTTCTTCCTCGGCCCGCGCCTCGACGCCGTCGTCCGGCCGCTTCCGCTGCCGCCCGAGCTGGCGGCCCTCAGCCGCGGGGTGAGCGACGACCCGGACAACCCCCTCCTGGCGGCCTTCGGGGAGAACGCCGTGATCGGCTGGCTCCGCTCGCATCCACGGGTAGCCGAGCGCTGGTGGTCCGACGTCCTGGCCGGGCGGGAGGGCGGTCGATGA
- a CDS encoding TraR/DksA family transcriptional regulator, which produces MPLDTPQTDPRPGRPAAYEARQRLEHARSSRMAQLRALDEAGRIVKDQVMSAQAEAIQRVLKEIDEAFARVDDSSYGTCQGCAKPVPAERLEILPYTRYCVACQRRAAA; this is translated from the coding sequence GTGCCGCTCGACACCCCCCAGACCGATCCCCGTCCCGGACGGCCCGCCGCCTACGAGGCACGGCAGCGCCTCGAACACGCCCGCAGCAGCCGGATGGCCCAGCTCCGGGCCCTCGACGAGGCCGGCCGGATCGTGAAGGACCAGGTGATGTCCGCCCAGGCCGAAGCGATCCAGCGGGTCCTCAAGGAGATCGACGAGGCGTTCGCCCGCGTCGACGACAGCTCCTACGGCACCTGCCAGGGCTGCGCGAAGCCGGTCCCCGCCGAACGTCTGGAGATCCTCCCCTACACCCGGTACTGCGTCGCCTGCCAGCGCCGCGCCGCCGCCTGA
- a CDS encoding TraR/DksA family transcriptional regulator, translating into MVNHQTADDQATHLSPEDLAALRENLHEQRLFRREQLRQIAAAPRTGTLPRHRSAARAEVQGKLADSARMVLHDVEAALERMAEGRYGGCHRCRRPVDRERLMIVPHARYCARCQHLREAAG; encoded by the coding sequence GTGGTGAACCACCAGACCGCCGACGACCAGGCCACGCACCTGTCGCCCGAGGACCTCGCCGCGCTGCGGGAGAACCTGCACGAGCAGCGCCTCTTTCGCAGGGAACAGCTGCGGCAGATCGCCGCGGCGCCCCGCACCGGGACCCTGCCCCGGCACCGCTCCGCCGCCCGGGCCGAGGTGCAGGGCAAACTCGCCGACTCCGCGCGCATGGTCCTCCACGACGTCGAGGCGGCGCTCGAGCGCATGGCCGAGGGCCGTTACGGCGGCTGCCACCGGTGCCGGCGCCCCGTCGACCGTGAACGCCTGATGATCGTGCCGCACGCCCGCTACTGCGCACGGTGCCAGCACCTGCGGGAGGCCGCGGGATGA
- a CDS encoding DUF6434 domain-containing protein — protein sequence MNESPNTRTTSVESRPPLTAGLGGAELLRWYWTLEELTGLARTLGVARHGGKAALTARLAAALDGLPLPAAPAPRRPKAAQLAGPVDGDTVIPAGQRCSQVLRTYFLEAIGPGFHFDAFMRDFIARKAGRTLADAVAHWHATRPDAARPREIEEQFEYNRFTSAWHRRNPAGTRAEALEAWYAHRALPKALNGDAGRSRLSPVTDQAGDPPR from the coding sequence ATGAACGAGAGCCCGAACACCCGTACGACATCGGTCGAGTCCAGACCGCCGCTGACGGCCGGCCTCGGCGGCGCCGAGCTGCTGCGCTGGTACTGGACGCTGGAGGAGCTCACCGGTCTCGCCCGCACGCTGGGTGTCGCGCGGCACGGCGGCAAGGCGGCGCTCACCGCCCGGCTCGCCGCGGCGCTGGACGGCCTGCCGCTGCCGGCCGCTCCGGCCCCTCGGCGCCCGAAGGCGGCGCAGTTGGCCGGGCCCGTCGACGGCGACACCGTGATCCCGGCCGGCCAGCGGTGCAGTCAGGTCCTGCGGACGTATTTCCTCGAGGCGATCGGCCCCGGTTTCCACTTCGACGCCTTCATGCGGGACTTCATCGCCCGCAAGGCCGGCCGGACCCTCGCGGACGCGGTGGCGCACTGGCACGCCACCCGCCCGGACGCGGCCCGGCCGCGCGAGATCGAGGAGCAGTTCGAGTACAACCGCTTCACCAGCGCCTGGCACCGGCGGAATCCGGCCGGCACCCGCGCCGAGGCTCTTGAGGCCTGGTACGCACACCGCGCGCTGCCCAAGGCGCTCAACGGCGACGCGGGACGCTCACGGCTCTCCCCCGTCACCGACCAGGCCGGCGATCCACCCCGGTAG
- a CDS encoding O-acetylhomoserine aminocarboxypropyltransferase/cysteine synthase family protein, giving the protein MTSGTWAFETRQVHAGAVPDPATGARAVPIHPTAGYVFRDTGHAAAAFELADLTTHAYSRLSNPTTAVAEERLASLEGGSAAVAVASGQAATSLALLNLARAGDHLVASSSLYGGTRTLLEHTFADFGIDVTFVDDPDDLCAWYDAVRPTTQAFFGETLGNPRGNVLDVEAVAGIAHEVGVPLVVDNTVLTPYLLRPLEHGADIVVHSTTKFLSGHGTGIGGAVVDGGHFDFGADPGRWPGLTRPDPTYNGLSFWDSFSDLGLAYAMRMRTRLVRDLGPAVSPFNSFLLLQGLETLSLRIERHVANAQAVAAWLEEQPQVTRVHYAGLASSPWRTRAKRCLPRGAGAVLAFELADGREAGRRFVEGVRLFSHLANIGDVRSLVIHPASTTHAQLDARQQAAAGVTPGLVRLSVGLEGVEDLIADLATGLRAAAV; this is encoded by the coding sequence ATGACCAGCGGCACATGGGCCTTCGAGACCCGGCAGGTGCACGCCGGCGCGGTCCCCGACCCGGCCACCGGCGCACGCGCGGTGCCGATCCATCCGACCGCCGGGTACGTGTTCCGGGACACCGGGCACGCCGCGGCGGCCTTCGAGCTGGCCGACCTCACGACCCACGCCTACTCCCGGCTGTCGAACCCGACGACCGCCGTGGCCGAGGAACGCCTCGCCTCCCTGGAGGGCGGCTCGGCGGCCGTCGCCGTGGCCAGCGGCCAGGCCGCGACGAGCCTCGCCCTGCTCAACCTCGCCCGCGCGGGCGACCATCTCGTCGCCTCGTCCTCCCTGTACGGAGGCACCCGCACCCTCCTGGAGCACACGTTCGCCGACTTCGGGATCGACGTCACCTTCGTCGACGACCCGGACGACCTGTGCGCCTGGTACGACGCCGTACGGCCGACGACGCAGGCCTTCTTCGGCGAGACCCTCGGCAACCCGCGCGGCAACGTGCTCGACGTGGAGGCCGTCGCCGGCATCGCCCACGAGGTGGGGGTCCCGCTCGTCGTCGACAACACCGTGCTCACCCCGTACCTGCTGCGCCCGCTGGAGCACGGCGCCGACATCGTCGTGCACTCCACCACCAAGTTCCTGTCCGGCCACGGCACCGGCATCGGCGGGGCGGTCGTCGACGGCGGACACTTCGACTTCGGTGCCGATCCCGGCCGATGGCCCGGGCTGACCCGGCCGGACCCGACGTACAACGGGCTGTCCTTCTGGGACTCCTTCTCCGACCTCGGCCTGGCGTACGCGATGCGGATGCGCACCCGCCTGGTACGCGATCTCGGACCGGCCGTCTCCCCCTTCAACAGCTTCCTGCTGCTGCAGGGCCTGGAGACGCTCAGCCTGCGCATCGAACGGCACGTCGCGAACGCCCAGGCCGTCGCCGCATGGCTGGAGGAACAGCCCCAGGTGACGCGGGTGCACTACGCCGGACTGGCCTCCAGCCCGTGGCGGACGCGGGCCAAGCGCTGTCTGCCGCGGGGCGCCGGAGCGGTCCTCGCCTTCGAACTCGCCGACGGACGGGAGGCGGGCCGGCGCTTCGTGGAAGGGGTCCGGCTCTTCAGCCATCTCGCGAACATCGGCGACGTACGCAGCCTCGTCATCCACCCCGCCTCCACCACCCACGCCCAGTTGGACGCCCGTCAGCAGGCGGCGGCCGGGGTCACGCCCGGGCTGGTGCGGCTGTCGGTCGGTCTGGAGGGCGTCGAGGATCTGATCGCCGACCTCGCGACGGGCCTGCGAGCGGCGGCCGTATGA